In a single window of the Luteolibacter yonseiensis genome:
- the gmk gene encoding guanylate kinase: protein MSARTGILLVVSGPSGSGKTTLCRRLAGSGEVHYSISCTTRPPRPGEENGRDYHFLSKEDFFQRLEAGDFLEHAVVHGNLYGSLKSEVLSYLQAGTDVVMDIDIQGAEQVRNCQDPDIRNAFTDLFVMPPSEEELHARLSGRGTDSAETIALRMTNALEEMSHWRSYAYRLLSSDREEDYSRFQALVTAERLRVSRIS, encoded by the coding sequence ATGTCCGCACGCACCGGCATCCTCCTCGTTGTCTCAGGCCCTTCCGGGTCGGGAAAAACCACGCTCTGCCGGAGACTCGCCGGGTCTGGCGAAGTCCACTACTCCATCTCCTGCACCACCCGTCCCCCGCGTCCCGGTGAGGAAAACGGCAGGGACTACCATTTCCTCAGCAAGGAGGATTTCTTCCAGCGCCTCGAAGCAGGCGATTTCCTGGAACACGCGGTGGTTCATGGAAATCTCTACGGGTCCTTGAAATCGGAGGTTCTCTCCTACCTCCAGGCCGGTACGGACGTGGTCATGGACATCGATATCCAGGGAGCCGAGCAGGTGAGGAACTGTCAGGATCCGGACATCCGGAACGCCTTCACCGACCTTTTCGTCATGCCGCCCAGCGAGGAGGAACTCCACGCCCGGCTCTCCGGACGGGGTACGGACAGCGCGGAAACCATCGCCTTGCGCATGACAAACGCGCTTGAGGAAATGAGCCACTGGCGGAGCTACGCCTACCGTCTGCTGTCCTCGGACCGCGAGGAGGACTACTCCAGATTCCAAGCGCTCGTCACCGCCGAGCGGCTGCGCGTGTCGAGAATCTCCTGA
- a CDS encoding helix-turn-helix transcriptional regulator produces the protein MLLPVFQDLIKPQWRAVLEKLKFSGGLPVSDLARAVDSSYMAVKQHCEELTALGYLDRSRVPRTAVGRPEIFYSLSLKSDALFPQAGLGFTLDLLEDAKQLLGESTPDKLFFQHFQKLHDKWLPLLSKEDTLVEKALKLAALRQKEGCCGQGGVVDGVFRMEELHNPLQRLFEKYPRAVAMEQRMMEQLLGVRLTRTELSGGRTGQPRVVFEISVPAAD, from the coding sequence ATGCTTCTTCCGGTATTCCAAGACCTGATCAAACCGCAATGGCGTGCGGTTCTTGAAAAACTCAAGTTCTCTGGGGGACTTCCCGTCAGCGATCTGGCGCGGGCGGTGGACTCGAGCTACATGGCGGTGAAACAACACTGCGAGGAACTCACCGCCCTGGGATACCTAGATCGGTCCAGGGTTCCGCGGACGGCAGTCGGTAGGCCGGAGATTTTCTACAGCCTGAGCCTGAAATCAGACGCACTGTTTCCACAGGCGGGGTTGGGGTTCACCCTCGATTTGCTGGAGGATGCGAAGCAATTGTTGGGAGAGAGCACTCCGGACAAGCTGTTTTTCCAGCATTTCCAAAAGCTCCACGACAAATGGCTGCCCCTGCTGTCCAAGGAAGACACCTTGGTGGAAAAAGCGCTCAAACTCGCCGCGCTGAGGCAGAAAGAGGGCTGTTGCGGGCAGGGTGGGGTGGTGGATGGCGTCTTCCGCATGGAGGAACTGCACAACCCCTTGCAGCGGCTTTTTGAAAAATATCCCCGGGCGGTGGCCATGGAGCAGCGGATGATGGAGCAACTGCTGGGCGTGCGTCTGACCAGGACCGAGCTCTCCGGCGGACGCACCGGGCAGCCCAGGGTGGTTTTTGAAATATCAGTGCCGGCGGCCGACTGA
- a CDS encoding prolyl oligopeptidase family serine peptidase → MRLPSTFIALVLTTGAFAQSTPPKIPPAGITLPDADRAELTAGTEALQKEITQLTRKLSPDPELLALLPDVEIFHKAVAWSLADNTIYSPQEIAFAKHLLSEGQERAKQLSLKKSPWLAAKGLIVRGYRSKIDNSVQPYGLVVPEDLDLRKPVPLMVWLLGRGEKRTELAFLAEREGGPPQLTPKGTITVIPYGRFCNATKFAGETDVMEALAAVRARYEIDPQRIAVAGFSMGGGSTWHLATHFPGLWCAASPGAGFAETPIFTKASDPGKEARPAWEQTLWRQYEATGISQNLSNVPTLAYSGETDGQKEASDLMEAAMAKENLKLERFIGPKTGHQYHPETKAELTARLEESIAKGREPSPSSIRFSTYTLRYPECAWFRIDRLGEHWQRADASARRSANGDISLDLKNITAFTIRGVKFGSVSIGGRSIPNIPVSTEPHHFVCEEGVWKTVGSPPATDKRPGLTGPVDDAFMDSFVFVRPTGQPFTPALGRWVSDELAASRQLWHDVFRGEVPVVDDSAVSDNDIANKNLILWGDPSSNRVIAKILPKLPLHWTRENIIFRDRKYDGADHAPILVFPNPLNPDRYVVLNSGIDFRADGYGNNALQTPKLPDWAIVDLSTPPGPRWPGKIETAGFFNEQWK, encoded by the coding sequence ATGCGCTTGCCATCCACCTTCATCGCGCTCGTTCTCACCACCGGAGCCTTCGCCCAGAGCACTCCGCCGAAAATCCCTCCGGCCGGCATCACCCTGCCGGATGCCGATCGCGCCGAACTGACAGCCGGAACCGAGGCGCTGCAAAAGGAGATCACACAGCTCACCCGCAAGCTTTCCCCGGATCCCGAACTGCTCGCCCTTCTCCCGGATGTGGAGATTTTCCACAAGGCGGTCGCGTGGTCGCTTGCGGACAATACGATCTATTCTCCACAGGAGATCGCCTTTGCCAAACACCTGCTCTCCGAGGGACAGGAACGCGCCAAACAACTGAGTTTGAAAAAATCACCGTGGCTGGCTGCGAAGGGCCTCATCGTCCGTGGCTATCGCTCGAAGATCGACAACTCCGTGCAACCCTACGGTCTGGTGGTTCCGGAAGATCTGGATCTCAGGAAACCGGTGCCACTCATGGTCTGGCTGCTCGGGCGGGGCGAAAAGCGCACCGAACTCGCCTTCCTCGCCGAGCGGGAAGGTGGCCCGCCGCAGCTCACACCGAAAGGAACCATCACCGTCATCCCTTACGGTCGTTTTTGTAATGCGACCAAATTCGCCGGGGAAACCGACGTGATGGAAGCGCTCGCAGCCGTCCGCGCCCGGTATGAGATCGATCCACAGCGCATCGCGGTCGCAGGATTCTCCATGGGTGGTGGCAGCACCTGGCACCTCGCCACCCATTTCCCCGGCCTCTGGTGCGCCGCCTCCCCGGGAGCCGGTTTTGCGGAAACCCCCATTTTCACCAAAGCCAGCGATCCCGGGAAAGAAGCCCGTCCGGCTTGGGAGCAGACTCTCTGGCGGCAATATGAGGCGACCGGCATTTCACAAAATCTCTCCAACGTCCCGACACTCGCCTACTCCGGGGAAACCGACGGACAGAAAGAGGCCTCCGATCTGATGGAAGCCGCGATGGCCAAGGAAAATCTCAAGCTGGAGCGTTTCATCGGACCGAAAACCGGCCACCAGTATCACCCGGAAACTAAGGCGGAACTCACCGCACGGCTCGAAGAATCCATCGCCAAAGGTCGTGAACCCTCACCATCATCCATCCGCTTTTCGACCTACACCCTCCGTTATCCGGAATGCGCCTGGTTCCGGATCGACCGCCTCGGCGAACACTGGCAACGCGCGGATGCTTCCGCGCGACGTTCGGCCAATGGCGACATCTCCCTCGATCTGAAAAACATCACCGCCTTCACCATCCGCGGAGTGAAATTCGGAAGTGTCTCCATCGGTGGCCGGAGCATCCCGAACATTCCCGTTTCCACCGAGCCCCACCATTTCGTGTGCGAAGAAGGAGTGTGGAAAACGGTTGGTTCACCCCCTGCCACGGACAAGCGCCCCGGCCTCACCGGGCCGGTGGATGATGCGTTCATGGACTCCTTCGTTTTCGTCCGACCGACCGGACAACCCTTCACCCCGGCCCTCGGCAGATGGGTATCGGACGAACTGGCAGCGTCACGCCAGCTCTGGCACGATGTCTTCCGGGGAGAGGTGCCGGTCGTTGATGACTCCGCGGTCAGCGACAATGACATCGCCAACAAGAACCTCATCCTCTGGGGCGATCCTTCATCCAACAGGGTGATCGCGAAAATCCTTCCCAAACTCCCCCTTCATTGGACCAGGGAAAACATCATCTTCCGTGACCGGAAATACGATGGCGCGGATCACGCCCCCATCCTTGTTTTCCCCAATCCCCTCAACCCGGACCGCTACGTCGTCTTGAACAGCGGGATCGATTTCCGCGCCGACGGCTATGGCAACAACGCCCTGCAAACACCAAAACTCCCCGACTGGGCCATTGTCGACCTCTCGACCCCGCCCGGCCCGCGCTGGCCGGGAAAAATCGAAACGGCGGGCTTCTTCAACGAGCAGTGGAAATAG
- the pyrR gene encoding bifunctional pyr operon transcriptional regulator/uracil phosphoribosyltransferase PyrR yields the protein MEHTLDAEEIAAGVGRLAAAIREKHLGKPIALVGIRSRGDEVAERVLTILSEDDDWELSFGVLDISLYRDDFEHLHANPSLQESDIAFTVEGAHIILVDDVLFTGRTIRAALDALSDYGRPAKVELAVLIDRGHREMPLQPDYVGISLDTRRLDHVLVSLEGADGKDEVRIVSNENP from the coding sequence ATGGAACACACGCTCGACGCAGAAGAAATCGCCGCCGGAGTAGGCCGCCTCGCCGCGGCCATCCGTGAGAAACATCTCGGCAAGCCCATCGCCCTTGTCGGCATCCGCAGCCGTGGTGACGAAGTGGCGGAGAGGGTCCTGACGATCTTGTCTGAAGACGACGATTGGGAACTTTCGTTTGGCGTGCTGGACATCTCCCTCTACCGTGACGACTTCGAGCACCTGCACGCGAATCCGAGTCTTCAGGAAAGCGACATCGCTTTCACCGTCGAGGGAGCGCACATCATTCTCGTCGACGACGTCCTTTTCACCGGGCGCACCATCCGCGCCGCGCTGGACGCGCTTTCTGACTACGGCCGCCCGGCCAAGGTCGAGCTGGCCGTGCTCATCGACCGCGGCCACCGCGAAATGCCGCTCCAGCCCGATTACGTTGGCATCTCTCTCGACACGAGGCGATTGGATCATGTATTGGTCTCGCTGGAAGGGGCGGACGGGAAGGACGAGGTCCGGATCGTCTCAAACGAAAATCCATGA
- a CDS encoding DUF6600 domain-containing protein, producing the protein MKSPHFIPFAALVLFAATGCDKKDSGLSDKLAELERKNNDATTRQRELERELEEQKLAVERDAIERERARIEADRVALEREQGEAAAAQAEAIRKREEELAAREGKLEKFQISLDEKQDDLAAKSAKLSEKEREMAGREALPFEATEQLEPVADYGTFYDSLASYGSWFETDDYGYVWQPVAVRDSNWRPYSRGRWACSDRGWTWISDEPFGWATYHYGRWALLRGRGWIWVPGTEWAPSWVSWRENDNCIGWAPLPPETLAYRDHAWDATVDVQFGIGAAWFSFVEVRNFGNPVYDHCLPLNVNVNYYQQTTNITYIHVQNRQVICGGPRYKRVNERAGRPVPFYRIDMERRGHSEMRSRVIGDRLKVSAPNLDARWNEGLRPKQIRGRMDSVNVERDRQLSGEIAGRYRQSRQEGRERADETIDKLGGVEKFQQRRREQLQQSRQKENPKGAREEIREVAVERDRPRREAAGNREEQRDDRGTGNADRQPNPERNPPKGPERVGGTTRPSRPEIGSREGQRGDQQGNQRGDQPGDQREDQQGNPREEQREDQGGDRGPNIMPDKDPGRQEQERQRRQEEDNRREQQRQTDRQREEGVKRDQEQQWQKTEKQQRDSEQARKQTQEKDRNQLQQQEENQRRQKDENQRQGQEESQRERQQETQRQRQQEEKRRQQEELRQQEEVRQRRQEENQRQRQQEESQRQRQEETQRQRQQEENRRQQDEARQRQQEENQRQRQEEMQRQRQQEENRRQQEEVRQRQQEENQRQRQEENQRQRQQEENQRQRQQEENQQRQRQQEENQQRQRQQQENQRQRQQRDDEERRGRNR; encoded by the coding sequence ATGAAGAGCCCACATTTCATCCCCTTCGCCGCGCTGGTCCTGTTTGCCGCAACCGGTTGCGACAAGAAAGACAGCGGACTGTCCGACAAGCTCGCGGAGCTCGAACGGAAGAATAACGACGCCACCACCCGGCAGCGCGAACTGGAGCGGGAGCTGGAAGAGCAGAAGCTGGCGGTCGAGCGTGATGCCATCGAACGGGAACGGGCGAGGATCGAAGCCGACCGCGTGGCCTTGGAGCGCGAACAGGGGGAAGCCGCGGCCGCACAGGCAGAGGCGATCCGCAAGCGCGAGGAGGAGCTGGCTGCCCGGGAGGGAAAGCTGGAGAAATTCCAGATCAGCCTGGATGAGAAACAGGATGATCTTGCGGCGAAGTCCGCGAAACTCAGCGAGAAGGAGCGGGAAATGGCCGGACGCGAGGCGCTGCCATTCGAGGCGACCGAACAACTCGAACCCGTCGCGGACTATGGAACTTTTTACGATTCCCTCGCCTCCTATGGTTCCTGGTTCGAAACGGACGACTACGGCTACGTGTGGCAGCCGGTCGCTGTCCGGGACTCGAACTGGCGGCCTTATTCCCGGGGACGCTGGGCATGCAGCGATCGTGGCTGGACATGGATTTCCGACGAACCTTTCGGCTGGGCGACCTATCACTACGGCAGGTGGGCCCTGTTGCGCGGGCGCGGCTGGATCTGGGTGCCGGGCACCGAATGGGCGCCAAGCTGGGTTTCCTGGCGGGAAAACGACAACTGCATCGGCTGGGCGCCGCTGCCGCCCGAAACCCTGGCCTATCGCGACCATGCGTGGGATGCCACGGTGGATGTGCAATTCGGCATCGGCGCGGCGTGGTTCAGTTTCGTGGAGGTCCGGAATTTCGGAAATCCGGTTTACGATCATTGCCTGCCGCTGAACGTGAACGTGAATTACTATCAGCAGACCACGAACATCACCTACATCCACGTCCAGAACCGCCAGGTCATCTGTGGCGGCCCGAGATACAAGCGCGTGAACGAGCGTGCCGGCAGGCCCGTTCCGTTCTACCGGATCGATATGGAGAGGCGCGGTCACTCCGAGATGCGGTCACGCGTCATCGGTGACCGCCTGAAGGTATCGGCTCCGAATCTGGATGCCCGGTGGAACGAAGGACTGCGCCCGAAGCAGATCCGGGGTCGCATGGATTCGGTCAATGTGGAACGAGATCGCCAGTTGAGCGGCGAAATCGCCGGTCGTTATCGTCAGAGCCGTCAGGAAGGACGGGAGCGTGCGGATGAGACTATCGACAAGCTGGGTGGTGTGGAAAAATTCCAGCAGCGCCGCCGGGAGCAACTCCAGCAAAGCCGCCAGAAGGAGAATCCCAAGGGGGCCCGTGAGGAAATCCGCGAGGTCGCGGTAGAGCGTGACCGGCCACGGAGAGAAGCTGCGGGAAATCGGGAAGAACAGCGCGATGACCGCGGCACCGGCAACGCCGATCGCCAGCCGAATCCGGAGCGCAACCCGCCAAAGGGGCCGGAACGCGTGGGAGGAACCACGCGTCCGTCCCGCCCGGAGATCGGGAGTCGTGAAGGTCAACGAGGAGATCAACAAGGAAACCAACGTGGGGATCAGCCTGGAGACCAGCGGGAGGATCAACAAGGCAACCCTCGTGAAGAACAGCGTGAGGATCAAGGCGGGGACCGCGGACCAAATATCATGCCGGACAAGGATCCGGGACGCCAGGAACAGGAGCGCCAACGACGGCAGGAAGAAGACAACCGTCGGGAGCAACAACGTCAGACCGATCGTCAGCGCGAAGAAGGCGTGAAGCGTGATCAGGAGCAGCAGTGGCAGAAAACCGAGAAGCAGCAACGTGACTCCGAGCAGGCCCGCAAGCAAACGCAGGAAAAGGATCGGAACCAACTTCAGCAGCAGGAGGAGAACCAACGTCGCCAGAAGGACGAAAACCAACGCCAGGGGCAGGAGGAAAGCCAGCGTGAGCGTCAGCAGGAAACGCAACGCCAGCGTCAGCAGGAAGAGAAGCGCCGCCAGCAGGAAGAACTCCGCCAACAGGAGGAGGTCCGCCAGCGCCGCCAGGAGGAGAACCAACGTCAGCGCCAACAAGAGGAAAGCCAGCGTCAGCGTCAGGAGGAAACGCAACGTCAGCGCCAGCAAGAGGAGAACCGTCGCCAGCAGGATGAGGCCCGCCAGCGCCAGCAGGAGGAGAACCAGCGTCAACGTCAGGAGGAAATGCAACGCCAGCGCCAGCAAGAGGAGAACCGTCGCCAGCAGGAAGAGGTCCGCCAGCGGCAACAAGAGGAAAACCAACGGCAGCGTCAGGAGGAAAACCAGCGTCAGCGCCAGCAAGAGGAGAACCAGCGTCAGCGGCAACAGGAGGAAAACCAACAGCGTCAGCGCCAGCAGGAGGAAAACCAACAACGTCAGCGGCAGCAGCAGGAAAACCAACGCCAACGGCAGCAGAGGGATGACGAAGAGCGCCGGGGCAGGAATCGTTAG
- a CDS encoding ThuA domain-containing protein: MKTLIPSAIVAALAVFVVAQNPGGEQAPPEALEKITAVLPDKPFAKPAKARKVLIFSKTAGFRHASIATGKVAFTEMGKKTGAFETVISDDLSNFEAAKIKSFDGILFLSTTMNPFAASKDELEKMTDKEKQASAKHEQTLKDNLMKFVKTGGAFIGIHAATDTFYEWEEYGKMVNGFFDGHPWGAGTQVSIKVEPGQEKHPLVAMFDGQNVDFKEEIYQLKDPYDSKAVHMLLRLDPEKSDMSVGGIKREDKDFGVSWVRNWGKGRVFYCSLGHNHEMYWHPKVVRHYLAGIQWALGDYDVKIK; the protein is encoded by the coding sequence ATGAAAACCCTCATTCCATCCGCCATCGTCGCCGCCCTGGCGGTCTTCGTCGTCGCCCAGAACCCCGGTGGCGAGCAGGCCCCGCCGGAAGCGCTTGAAAAAATCACCGCCGTCCTGCCGGACAAGCCCTTCGCCAAGCCGGCGAAAGCCCGGAAAGTCCTCATCTTTTCCAAGACCGCGGGCTTCCGCCACGCCTCCATCGCCACCGGCAAGGTCGCCTTCACCGAAATGGGGAAAAAGACCGGAGCCTTCGAGACCGTGATCAGCGATGATCTCTCGAACTTCGAAGCCGCGAAAATCAAGTCCTTCGACGGCATCCTCTTCCTCAGCACCACCATGAACCCCTTCGCCGCCAGCAAGGATGAATTGGAAAAAATGACGGACAAGGAGAAGCAGGCGAGCGCCAAGCATGAACAGACGCTCAAGGACAACCTCATGAAATTCGTCAAAACCGGCGGAGCCTTCATCGGCATCCACGCCGCCACGGACACCTTCTATGAATGGGAGGAATATGGCAAGATGGTGAACGGCTTCTTCGACGGCCATCCATGGGGGGCCGGCACGCAGGTCAGCATCAAGGTGGAGCCCGGTCAGGAGAAACACCCGCTCGTCGCCATGTTCGACGGCCAGAATGTCGATTTCAAGGAAGAGATCTACCAGCTCAAGGATCCGTATGACTCCAAGGCGGTGCACATGCTGCTGCGCCTCGATCCGGAGAAGTCCGACATGAGCGTCGGCGGCATCAAGCGTGAGGACAAGGACTTCGGCGTCTCATGGGTGCGGAACTGGGGGAAAGGCCGTGTCTTCTATTGCTCGCTCGGTCACAACCACGAGATGTATTGGCACCCGAAAGTGGTCCGCCACTATCTCGCCGGCATCCAGTGGGCGCTGGGGGATTATGACGTGAAGATCAAATAG
- the ptsP gene encoding phosphoenolpyruvate--protein phosphotransferase — translation MPKNGTEQEIIYQGIPASPGIAIAPVHVIARGFSAPEVYEIPEGEVEREKERFRDALDLTKRQLIELQSRLEDLSGDKESGIFEAHVMILEDRSVVDRVQNAIARRLQNAEYAFYAVMQNFLEAMRRIPDPYLRERTADIEDVAQRVLRNFSTEGDSRPQGPEDQHVLVAYDLAPSDTASMNRRHVLGFATEQGSVNSHTAILARAFGIPAVVGLDGAVIDIIALTPSILDGYTGKLILYPSEDTLERYRNLTLAKEKVRNSLDAMRGAATETVDGRPLTVSANIELADELAPVKHSGAKGIGLYRTEFLLLNGEEMPDEKHQAEVYSKVAREMAPHTVIIRTLDAGGDKLPVEPLTDLEPNPFLGWRGIRVSLARPAMFREQIRAILRASALGKVAVMFPMISGLSEVLRSKEMVHRCMDELEKEGIAFDRDLPIGIMIEVPAAAICADLLAPEVDFFSIGTNDLIQYTVAADRVNPHVAELYRPTHPAVIRLIKRTIDAATDNGIWTGICGEMAGDIRLTPLLLGLGVEELSVGPQQVPRVGQAIRSLSHAECAAMADEALRNPRSQGILDLSMSLARKHYANLLD, via the coding sequence ATGCCGAAGAACGGAACCGAGCAAGAAATCATCTATCAGGGGATACCAGCTTCTCCAGGGATTGCCATCGCTCCGGTTCACGTCATCGCCCGTGGATTTTCCGCTCCCGAGGTTTATGAAATTCCGGAAGGAGAGGTGGAGCGTGAGAAGGAAAGATTCCGTGACGCCCTGGATCTGACCAAGCGGCAGTTGATCGAATTGCAAAGCCGGTTGGAGGATCTGTCGGGTGACAAGGAGAGCGGAATTTTCGAAGCTCACGTGATGATCCTGGAGGACCGTTCGGTGGTGGACCGCGTGCAGAACGCGATCGCCCGGCGTCTGCAGAATGCCGAGTACGCGTTCTACGCGGTGATGCAGAATTTCCTGGAAGCCATGCGCCGCATTCCGGATCCCTACCTGCGCGAGAGGACGGCGGACATCGAGGACGTCGCCCAGCGTGTCCTGAGGAATTTCAGCACCGAGGGAGACAGCCGTCCCCAGGGGCCGGAAGACCAGCACGTGCTGGTCGCCTACGACCTGGCACCATCCGACACCGCGTCCATGAACCGGCGGCATGTCCTGGGTTTCGCGACCGAACAAGGAAGCGTGAACTCGCACACGGCGATCCTCGCCCGCGCGTTCGGCATTCCCGCGGTGGTCGGACTGGACGGCGCGGTCATCGACATCATCGCGCTGACTCCGTCCATTCTCGACGGCTACACCGGCAAGCTGATCCTGTATCCCTCGGAGGACACGCTCGAGCGCTACAGGAATCTGACGCTGGCGAAGGAAAAGGTGCGGAATTCGCTGGATGCGATGCGCGGAGCCGCCACGGAAACCGTGGATGGCCGCCCCCTCACCGTTTCCGCGAACATCGAACTTGCGGATGAGCTCGCCCCCGTCAAACACAGCGGGGCGAAGGGCATCGGCCTCTACCGCACCGAGTTCCTGTTGCTGAACGGCGAGGAAATGCCGGATGAAAAACATCAGGCGGAGGTTTATTCCAAAGTCGCGCGCGAGATGGCGCCGCACACGGTCATCATCCGCACGCTGGATGCGGGCGGCGACAAGCTGCCCGTGGAACCCCTGACCGATCTGGAGCCGAACCCGTTCCTCGGCTGGCGTGGCATCCGCGTTTCGCTGGCAAGGCCCGCGATGTTCCGCGAACAGATCCGCGCGATCCTGCGGGCGAGCGCGCTTGGAAAAGTCGCGGTGATGTTCCCGATGATTTCCGGCCTTTCGGAAGTGCTGCGAAGCAAGGAAATGGTGCACCGCTGCATGGATGAATTGGAAAAAGAAGGCATCGCCTTCGACCGCGACCTGCCGATCGGCATCATGATCGAGGTTCCCGCCGCGGCGATCTGTGCGGATCTGCTCGCACCCGAGGTGGATTTCTTCTCCATCGGCACCAACGACCTCATTCAATACACCGTCGCGGCGGACCGTGTGAATCCTCACGTCGCGGAGCTTTACCGCCCCACCCACCCGGCGGTCATCCGTCTCATCAAGCGCACCATCGACGCCGCCACCGACAACGGCATCTGGACGGGAATCTGCGGTGAGATGGCCGGAGACATCCGCCTGACCCCTCTTCTGTTGGGGCTCGGTGTGGAAGAGCTTTCCGTGGGACCACAGCAGGTGCCGCGCGTGGGTCAGGCAATCCGCTCCCTCAGCCATGCCGAGTGCGCGGCCATGGCGGACGAAGCGCTGCGGAATCCCCGCAGCCAGGGCATCCTGGATCTGTCGATGTCGCTTGCCCGCAAGCACTATGCGAATCTGCTGGATTAG
- the purD gene encoding phosphoribosylamine--glycine ligase, translated as MRILVVGKGGREHALVRALAESPGSPELFCFPGSDAIFELAKPVPVDGLETLVEWMAANAIDLCVAGEESYLVKGEGLANLCERNGIPCWGPPKESAQLEASKEFAKEFLVRNGIPTARATATDTLEEAVAAIAGEYPTVLKFDGLAAGKGVAVCPDEASALDFLDEVFTQRRFGAGRVLVEQCLTGPEVSIFAAIIDDRYLIFTPARDYKRAQDGDLGPNTGGMGAVASRQLVSPELLARIEKEIVRPTVDGLRKEGLPYRGFLYFGLMLTPAGPQVIEYNCRFGDPECQAVMPLVQGDLAAFCLAGAKGELQENLVSFSDGWSVCVILASAGYPESSRSGDGISGLEKVTDARVYHSGTKRTADGAWETNGGRVLAIVSGGDTREAAVADAHAAADLVDFPGRQRRRDIGIFNF; from the coding sequence ATGAGAATTTTGGTCGTAGGCAAAGGTGGGCGCGAGCACGCGCTGGTAAGGGCGTTGGCGGAGTCTCCGGGCAGTCCGGAGTTGTTCTGCTTTCCCGGCAGCGATGCCATTTTCGAGCTGGCGAAACCGGTGCCTGTGGATGGACTGGAGACTCTCGTCGAGTGGATGGCGGCGAACGCCATCGACCTCTGCGTGGCGGGCGAGGAGAGTTATCTGGTGAAGGGTGAGGGACTTGCGAATCTGTGCGAGCGCAACGGCATTCCGTGCTGGGGACCGCCGAAGGAGTCCGCGCAACTTGAAGCCAGCAAGGAATTTGCAAAAGAGTTTCTAGTCCGAAACGGCATCCCCACGGCCCGTGCGACGGCGACAGACACGCTGGAGGAAGCGGTGGCCGCCATCGCTGGCGAATATCCGACCGTGTTGAAATTCGACGGCCTCGCCGCAGGAAAAGGCGTGGCGGTTTGTCCCGACGAGGCGTCCGCGCTGGATTTCCTGGATGAGGTCTTCACCCAGCGGCGTTTCGGTGCCGGACGGGTGCTGGTCGAGCAATGCCTCACCGGCCCGGAGGTTTCCATATTCGCCGCGATCATCGACGACCGGTATCTCATCTTCACCCCCGCGCGTGACTACAAGCGGGCGCAGGATGGGGATCTCGGGCCGAACACCGGCGGCATGGGGGCTGTGGCCAGCCGCCAGCTCGTGTCCCCTGAGCTGCTCGCGCGGATCGAAAAGGAAATCGTCCGGCCTACGGTGGATGGATTGCGCAAGGAAGGATTGCCTTATCGCGGGTTCCTTTACTTCGGCCTCATGCTCACGCCCGCCGGGCCGCAGGTGATCGAATACAACTGCCGTTTCGGCGATCCCGAGTGCCAGGCGGTGATGCCGCTGGTTCAGGGCGATCTCGCCGCGTTCTGCCTCGCCGGGGCGAAAGGCGAACTGCAGGAAAACCTCGTGAGCTTCAGCGATGGCTGGAGCGTCTGCGTCATCCTCGCGTCCGCCGGCTATCCGGAAAGTTCGCGCAGCGGTGATGGGATCTCCGGTTTGGAGAAGGTCACGGATGCCCGGGTCTATCACTCCGGTACGAAACGCACGGCGGATGGCGCCTGGGAAACGAACGGCGGCCGCGTGCTCGCCATCGTCTCCGGCGGTGACACCCGCGAAGCCGCCGTGGCGGATGCCCATGCGGCGGCGGATCTCGTGGATTTCCCCGGCCGGCAGCGCCGTCGGGACATTGGCATCTTCAATTTCTGA
- a CDS encoding peroxiredoxin, which yields MKSITQIFSAVTATILTGGAHAEPLAVGASLPVVEQKNQDDQLVKLAEAGAKGYTLVYFYPKADTPGCTKQACSLRDSYTALTEKGVKIYGVSTDKVEAQKAFKEKYKLPFDLLADSDSKVVDAFGVPKNMGFSKRQAFLFKDGKLVWADQNASTEKQAEDVLKFLAGS from the coding sequence ATGAAAAGCATCACCCAGATTTTCAGCGCGGTCACCGCGACCATCCTCACAGGCGGCGCGCACGCCGAGCCGCTTGCCGTCGGAGCGTCCCTCCCTGTCGTGGAGCAGAAGAACCAGGACGACCAACTGGTGAAGCTGGCCGAGGCCGGAGCCAAGGGATACACGCTGGTTTATTTCTACCCGAAGGCCGACACTCCCGGCTGCACCAAGCAGGCGTGCAGTCTGCGGGATTCCTACACCGCCCTGACGGAAAAGGGCGTGAAAATCTATGGCGTCAGCACGGACAAGGTTGAGGCACAGAAGGCGTTCAAGGAAAAATACAAGCTCCCCTTCGACCTCCTTGCCGATTCGGACAGCAAGGTGGTCGACGCCTTCGGCGTGCCGAAAAACATGGGCTTTTCCAAGCGGCAGGCGTTCCTTTTCAAGGACGGAAAGCTGGTCTGGGCGGACCAGAACGCCTCCACTGAAAAGCAGGCGGAGGATGTCCTGAAATTTCTTGCAGGCAGCTGA